The proteins below are encoded in one region of Segatella copri:
- the lepA gene encoding translation elongation factor 4, whose protein sequence is MENINKIRNFCIIAHIDHGKSTLADRLLEKTQTIKITEGQMLDDMDLERERGITIKSHAIQMEYKAKDGQTYILNLIDTPGHVDFSYEVSRSIAACEGALLVVDATQGVQAQTISNLYMAIEHDLEIIPVINKIDMPSAMPDEVEDEIVDLIGCKHEDILRASGKTGEGVEDILEAVVNRVPAPVGDEKAPLQALIFDSVFNSFRGIIAYFKIENGVIRKGDKVKFFNTGMEYDADEIGVLKMDMIPRQELGTGEVGYIISGIKNATEVKVGDTITHIARPCDKAIAGFQEVKPMVFAGVYPIDPSDYENLRASLEKLQLNDASLTFSPESSVALGFGFRCGFLGLLHMEIVQERLDREFNMDVITTVPNVSYMVYDKQGGVKEVHNPSGLPDPTLIDHIEEPYIRATIITATNYIGPIMKLCLDKRGELINQEYVSGNRVELHFMLPLGEIVIDFYDKLKSISKGYASFDYHIDSFRHSDLVKLDILLNGEPVDALSTLTHRDNSVSFGRRMCEKLKDLIPRQQFDIAIQAAIGAKIVARETVKQVRKDVTAKCYGGDVSRKRKLLEKQKKGKKRMKQIGNVEVPQKAFLAVLKLD, encoded by the coding sequence ATGGAGAATATAAATAAAATAAGAAATTTCTGCATTATTGCACATATAGACCATGGTAAAAGTACCTTGGCAGACCGACTTCTGGAGAAGACTCAGACCATCAAGATTACTGAAGGACAGATGCTTGATGATATGGATTTGGAAAGAGAACGTGGTATCACGATCAAGAGTCACGCTATCCAAATGGAATATAAGGCAAAGGATGGACAGACCTATATCCTGAATCTTATTGATACTCCGGGACACGTTGACTTCTCATACGAAGTTTCCCGTTCCATCGCCGCTTGTGAGGGAGCACTGCTGGTTGTTGACGCCACTCAGGGCGTTCAGGCACAGACCATTTCAAACCTCTATATGGCTATCGAGCACGACCTGGAGATTATTCCGGTAATCAATAAGATAGATATGCCTTCAGCTATGCCTGATGAGGTAGAAGACGAAATAGTAGACCTGATCGGTTGTAAGCATGAGGATATCCTCCGTGCTTCAGGTAAGACCGGTGAGGGTGTAGAAGATATACTGGAAGCTGTCGTTAATCGTGTTCCTGCTCCGGTAGGAGACGAGAAGGCACCGCTTCAGGCTTTGATTTTCGACTCTGTATTCAACTCTTTCCGCGGCATCATCGCCTATTTCAAGATAGAGAATGGCGTGATTCGTAAGGGAGATAAGGTGAAGTTCTTCAATACCGGCATGGAATATGATGCTGATGAAATCGGTGTATTGAAGATGGATATGATTCCACGCCAGGAATTGGGTACCGGTGAGGTAGGTTATATCATCTCGGGTATCAAGAATGCTACCGAGGTAAAGGTGGGTGATACCATTACCCATATTGCCCGTCCTTGTGACAAGGCGATTGCGGGTTTCCAGGAAGTGAAACCTATGGTCTTTGCTGGTGTTTATCCTATCGATCCAAGCGATTACGAGAATCTGCGTGCATCGCTCGAAAAACTGCAGCTCAATGATGCTTCATTGACTTTCTCGCCAGAGAGTTCTGTGGCTTTGGGCTTCGGTTTCCGTTGCGGATTCCTCGGTTTGCTCCACATGGAAATCGTACAGGAGAGACTGGACCGTGAGTTTAATATGGATGTCATCACTACCGTACCTAACGTATCTTATATGGTATACGACAAGCAGGGCGGTGTGAAAGAGGTTCACAATCCTTCCGGATTGCCAGACCCAACGCTGATAGACCATATTGAGGAACCATATATCCGGGCAACCATCATTACGGCTACCAATTATATTGGACCAATCATGAAACTCTGTCTGGATAAACGAGGCGAACTCATCAACCAGGAATATGTGAGTGGAAACCGTGTAGAGCTCCACTTCATGTTGCCGTTAGGAGAAATCGTCATCGACTTCTATGACAAGCTGAAGAGTATCTCCAAGGGATATGCTTCGTTCGACTATCATATCGATTCATTCCGTCATTCCGACCTGGTGAAGCTCGATATCCTGTTGAATGGAGAGCCTGTAGATGCATTGAGTACTTTGACTCACCGCGATAACTCTGTGAGCTTTGGTCGCAGAATGTGCGAGAAGTTGAAGGACCTCATACCTCGTCAGCAGTTCGATATTGCTATCCAGGCAGCTATCGGTGCCAAGATTGTGGCACGTGAGACTGTTAAGCAGGTGCGCAAGGATGTTACTGCCAAATGTTATGGTGGTGACGTAAGTCGTAAGCGCAAGTTGCTGGAGAAGCAGAAGAAGGGTAAGAAACGCATGAAGCAGATTGGTAATGTGGAAGTTCCACAGAAAGCCTTCCTTGCTGTGCTCAAACTCGACTAA
- a CDS encoding ABC transporter permease, with the protein MNFPLFIAKRLYSDQGDKRKVSRPAIHIATAGVAIGLAIMIMSVCVVLGFKHTIRDKVIGFGSHIQVADFMTLQQQNQYPVVMNDSMVNVLKKIPGVKHVQKFAMKEGILKTDSDFLGVMFKGVGPDFDSTFIHQNMIEGSIPKFDDKASHNQILISQLMADKLKLKTGERIFAYFFDDNGVRMRRFTIKGIYQTNLKKYDEVMVYTDLYTAVKLNGWEEDQASGAELTVNDFNKINETEDYIINKVNRTVDHYGETYSSSTIKDLNPNIFQWLSLMDLNVWIILGLMLIVAGVTMISGLLIIILERTSMIGVMKALGARNKTIRHTFLWFAVFIIGKGMLLGNIIALGILTLQYFTGIIKLDAQTYYVSTVPVEFNWLAIIALNIATLLISIFMLVAPSYLISHIHPAKSMRYE; encoded by the coding sequence ATGAATTTTCCTCTATTTATAGCAAAGAGATTATATAGCGATCAGGGCGATAAACGTAAAGTTTCTCGCCCTGCTATTCATATAGCCACTGCAGGTGTTGCTATCGGACTCGCCATTATGATTATGTCGGTATGCGTAGTGCTCGGATTCAAGCATACCATACGCGACAAGGTAATAGGATTCGGAAGCCATATACAGGTGGCCGACTTCATGACGCTGCAGCAGCAAAACCAGTATCCGGTGGTCATGAACGACTCGATGGTCAACGTACTGAAAAAGATACCTGGCGTAAAACATGTGCAGAAATTTGCCATGAAAGAGGGAATCCTGAAGACGGACAGCGATTTCCTGGGCGTCATGTTCAAAGGTGTAGGACCTGATTTCGATTCTACCTTTATCCATCAGAACATGATTGAAGGCAGCATCCCTAAGTTTGATGATAAAGCGAGTCATAACCAGATTCTCATCTCACAGCTGATGGCTGATAAGCTGAAGCTGAAGACGGGAGAACGCATCTTTGCCTACTTCTTTGATGACAACGGAGTGCGTATGCGCCGCTTCACCATCAAGGGCATCTATCAGACCAACCTGAAGAAGTATGATGAGGTAATGGTATACACCGACCTCTATACTGCCGTGAAGCTGAACGGATGGGAAGAAGACCAGGCGAGCGGTGCAGAACTGACCGTTAACGACTTCAACAAGATCAACGAGACTGAAGATTATATTATTAATAAGGTGAACCGCACGGTAGATCACTATGGCGAAACCTACAGCAGTTCTACCATCAAGGACCTGAATCCAAACATCTTCCAATGGCTGAGCCTGATGGATCTGAATGTCTGGATTATTCTCGGTCTGATGCTGATAGTAGCCGGCGTCACCATGATCAGCGGTCTGCTCATCATCATTCTGGAACGCACCTCCATGATAGGCGTAATGAAGGCATTGGGTGCCCGCAACAAGACCATCCGCCACACCTTCCTGTGGTTTGCCGTCTTCATCATCGGCAAGGGTATGCTTCTGGGCAACATCATCGCCCTCGGCATTCTTACCCTCCAGTACTTTACAGGCATCATCAAACTCGATGCACAGACCTATTATGTAAGTACCGTTCCGGTAGAATTCAACTGGCTTGCCATCATAGCCCTGAACATTGCTACGCTGCTGATAAGCATCTTCATGCTCGTAGCACCAAGCTACCTGATTTCTCATATCCATCCAGCCAAATCAATGAGATATGAGTAA
- a CDS encoding TIGR03905 family TSCPD domain-containing protein, which produces MLQQDKQDKLQKVTYQTHGTCSKYICISIDEDGNVQDAQFIGGCDGNTKGVCALIKGMKAKEVIARLKGITCGNKPTSCPDQLATALQEMGY; this is translated from the coding sequence ATGTTGCAGCAAGACAAACAGGATAAGTTGCAGAAGGTAACTTATCAGACTCATGGCACCTGCTCAAAATACATCTGCATCAGTATAGATGAAGATGGAAATGTGCAGGATGCCCAGTTCATCGGAGGCTGCGATGGCAATACCAAGGGCGTTTGTGCTTTGATTAAAGGCATGAAGGCAAAGGAGGTCATCGCCCGACTGAAGGGTATCACTTGTGGCAATAAGCCTACAAGCTGTCCAGACCAGTTGGCGACAGCTTTGCAGGAAATGGGATATTAA
- a CDS encoding AMP-binding protein: MNSIPSFNSYIENSIIKNWNLDALTDYKGTTLQYHDIARKIEKLHILFENSDVKKGDKIAVCGRNSSQWAVAFLAIITYGAIVVPIQNEFKPEQIHNIVNHSESKLLFVGDVVATEITPEEMPSLEGIIYLPDNSLVISRSEKLTYARENLNAMFGHRYPKYFRPEHVKYHVDDPEELAMINYTSGTTGFSKGVMLPYRALWGNLDYLIDSVKPNIGKNCNILSTLPMAHMYGLMTEFLFNIVLGNHIFFLTRLPSPTLISEALSEIKPDILYAVPLVVDKIVRKEVFPHIQTNRARLLMNMPVINKRIKEKVREFVLRKFGERPCEVVVGGAPLNKEIENFFISVGFPIAMGYGTTETAPLITFAHQDNYVAGSCGVAVKHMEVKVLSDDPENVAGELVCRGINVMKGYYKNQEATDAVIDEDGWFHTGDLATMDADGHFFVRGRSKNMLLGPNGQNIYPEEIEDKLNSMAMVNESIVIQNDDKLVALVHPDMEEVNNLGFTNEDLENIMEQNRKELNMQIPSFAKVSRIKLHNQEFEKTAKKSIKRYLYQNAI, encoded by the coding sequence ATGAATTCAATACCAAGTTTTAACTCGTATATTGAGAACAGCATTATCAAGAATTGGAATCTGGATGCGCTCACCGATTACAAGGGCACAACCCTCCAATATCACGATATTGCCAGAAAGATTGAGAAGCTACACATCCTGTTCGAAAACAGCGATGTAAAGAAGGGCGACAAGATTGCCGTCTGCGGAAGAAATAGTAGCCAGTGGGCAGTAGCCTTCCTGGCCATTATTACTTACGGAGCCATTGTCGTACCTATACAGAACGAATTTAAGCCTGAACAGATTCACAACATCGTGAACCACAGCGAAAGCAAACTTCTGTTCGTTGGTGACGTGGTAGCTACAGAGATAACACCAGAGGAGATGCCTTCGCTGGAAGGAATCATCTATCTTCCGGACAATTCGCTTGTCATCTCGCGCTCTGAGAAACTGACTTATGCGCGCGAGAACCTCAATGCAATGTTCGGACACAGATATCCTAAGTATTTCAGACCAGAACACGTGAAGTATCACGTAGACGATCCTGAAGAACTGGCAATGATCAACTATACCAGTGGAACTACCGGTTTCTCAAAAGGTGTGATGCTCCCATACAGAGCACTTTGGGGTAATCTCGACTACCTCATCGATTCAGTGAAACCTAATATAGGTAAGAACTGCAACATTCTTTCTACCCTTCCGATGGCTCACATGTATGGACTCATGACAGAATTTCTCTTCAATATAGTATTGGGTAACCATATCTTCTTCCTTACCCGTCTGCCGAGCCCAACGCTCATCTCAGAGGCGTTGTCAGAAATCAAGCCAGACATCCTCTATGCGGTGCCGCTTGTAGTAGACAAGATTGTAAGAAAGGAAGTTTTCCCACATATCCAAACCAACCGTGCACGACTGCTGATGAACATGCCTGTCATCAATAAGCGCATCAAGGAGAAGGTTCGCGAGTTTGTATTGAGAAAGTTTGGCGAACGTCCTTGCGAGGTTGTTGTGGGTGGTGCTCCGCTCAACAAGGAGATAGAGAACTTCTTCATCAGCGTAGGTTTCCCTATCGCAATGGGATATGGTACCACTGAGACTGCTCCTCTTATCACCTTTGCCCATCAGGACAACTATGTAGCAGGAAGCTGTGGTGTTGCCGTGAAGCACATGGAGGTAAAGGTTTTGAGCGATGACCCGGAGAACGTAGCCGGTGAACTGGTTTGCCGCGGCATCAATGTGATGAAGGGATATTACAAGAACCAGGAGGCAACAGATGCCGTAATAGATGAAGACGGATGGTTCCATACAGGCGACCTGGCAACGATGGACGCCGACGGACATTTCTTCGTAAGAGGAAGAAGCAAGAACATGCTGCTGGGACCTAACGGACAGAACATCTATCCGGAAGAGATTGAGGACAAGCTCAACTCCATGGCTATGGTCAACGAGAGCATCGTAATACAGAACGATGACAAGCTGGTAGCTCTGGTTCATCCGGATATGGAAGAAGTTAACAACCTCGGCTTTACAAACGAAGACCTGGAGAACATCATGGAGCAGAACCGCAAGGAACTGAACATGCAGATACCTAGCTTCGCAAAGGTGTCACGCATCAAACTTCATAATCAGGAATTTGAAAAGACAGCCAAGAAGTCTATCAAGCGTTACCTCTATCAGAACGCAATCTAG
- a CDS encoding Crp/Fnr family transcriptional regulator — translation MADFKVITPKRDIARELARKYSTMTHDELDVVEDILEPIKYAKGEMILPEGEQCMGISYIEKGLVRQFYFKNGKEVTEHLGVDHSIFMCIESLFKEEPTRLQVEALEPTLVYMLPKKKLEAAAMRNVNIQMLYRKILEESLIQSQIHADLMRFESAPNKYKRLCEMNPQVVLRAPLTYIASYLQMTPETLSRIRSNTLL, via the coding sequence ATGGCAGACTTTAAAGTAATTACCCCTAAGCGTGATATTGCGCGCGAGCTGGCGCGTAAATATAGTACGATGACTCATGATGAACTCGATGTGGTGGAAGATATCCTTGAGCCTATCAAGTATGCCAAGGGCGAGATGATCTTGCCTGAAGGTGAACAGTGCATGGGTATCTCGTACATCGAGAAGGGATTGGTGCGCCAATTTTACTTTAAGAATGGCAAGGAGGTGACCGAACATCTGGGTGTGGATCATTCCATCTTTATGTGCATTGAGAGCCTCTTTAAGGAAGAACCTACCCGCTTGCAGGTGGAAGCTTTGGAGCCTACTCTGGTGTATATGCTACCGAAGAAGAAGCTGGAGGCGGCTGCTATGCGTAATGTCAATATCCAGATGCTTTATCGTAAAATACTGGAAGAGAGTTTGATTCAGTCTCAGATTCATGCCGATCTGATGCGATTTGAGTCGGCACCTAATAAATATAAGCGCCTGTGTGAAATGAACCCACAGGTGGTTCTGCGTGCTCCGCTCACCTATATCGCAAGCTATCTGCAGATGACTCCGGAAACGCTGTCCAGAATCCGCTCGAATACTTTATTATAA
- a CDS encoding AMP-binding protein → MEIPSFNALIQKSIVDHWDMDALTDYKGATLQYHDVARKIEKLHIMFENSGVVKGDKIALCGRNSANWAVAFLATLTYGAIAVPILHEFMPDQIHNIVNHSDAKLLFVGDVVATQIDATKMPGLEGIIYIPDYSLVVSRTDKLTYAREHLNEMFGIKYPKYFRKNHVNYYMDQNPDELAMINYTSGTTGFSKGVMVPYRALWGNADFAEDVLGKKIKPGDSVISILPMAHMYGMAFEFIFEFIKGCHVFYLTRIPSPAIIAEAFGRIKPAVIIAVPLVIEKIIRKKVFPKIQNNRMRMLLHMPVISKKVKEKICDQVSNAFGGNFYEVIIGGAAFNQEVESFLHSVGFKYTVGYGATECAPIICYEDYKNFVPGSCGKAALHMMVRIDSPDPENVPGEILAKGPNVMLGYYKNEEATKQTIDENGWYHTGDLGTMDGDGNVFIKGRSKNMLLGANGQNIYPEEIEDKLNSLALVAESVVVQKGDKLIALVHPDYDEAQTLNLGTNELTDVMEQNRQELNTMIPAYSKVSEIRIHEDEFEKTPKKSIKRFLYTAE, encoded by the coding sequence ATGGAGATTCCAAGCTTTAACGCATTAATCCAAAAGAGCATCGTAGACCATTGGGATATGGATGCCCTGACAGACTACAAGGGAGCTACCTTGCAGTACCATGATGTAGCACGCAAAATTGAGAAGCTACACATCATGTTTGAGAACTCTGGTGTAGTAAAGGGCGACAAGATAGCACTTTGCGGTAGAAATAGCGCAAACTGGGCTGTAGCATTCCTTGCTACCCTTACCTATGGTGCCATTGCCGTACCTATCCTGCATGAATTCATGCCAGACCAGATTCACAACATCGTAAACCACAGCGATGCAAAACTGCTCTTTGTGGGTGATGTTGTAGCTACACAGATTGATGCAACAAAGATGCCGGGTCTTGAAGGCATCATCTATATACCGGATTATTCACTTGTCGTTTCACGTACCGACAAGTTGACTTATGCGCGCGAACACCTCAATGAGATGTTCGGTATCAAGTATCCTAAGTACTTCCGCAAGAACCATGTCAACTACTATATGGACCAGAATCCGGATGAGTTGGCTATGATCAACTATACCAGCGGAACTACCGGTTTCTCCAAGGGAGTAATGGTTCCATACCGTGCACTCTGGGGCAATGCAGATTTCGCTGAGGACGTACTGGGTAAGAAGATTAAGCCGGGAGATTCAGTCATCAGTATCCTGCCGATGGCCCACATGTACGGCATGGCGTTTGAATTTATCTTCGAATTCATCAAGGGCTGCCACGTCTTCTATCTCACCCGCATCCCTAGTCCAGCCATCATCGCCGAGGCATTCGGTCGCATCAAGCCAGCCGTTATCATTGCAGTTCCTCTGGTTATCGAGAAGATTATCCGCAAGAAGGTATTCCCTAAGATCCAGAACAACCGCATGCGTATGCTGCTCCACATGCCTGTAATCAGCAAGAAGGTGAAGGAGAAGATATGCGACCAGGTATCCAATGCCTTCGGTGGCAACTTCTACGAGGTGATTATCGGTGGTGCAGCCTTTAATCAGGAAGTGGAAAGTTTCCTCCATAGCGTAGGTTTCAAATATACCGTGGGATATGGCGCCACAGAGTGTGCCCCTATCATCTGCTACGAGGATTACAAAAACTTCGTACCGGGCTCTTGCGGTAAGGCTGCCCTCCACATGATGGTCCGCATCGACAGTCCTGATCCTGAGAATGTACCAGGCGAAATTCTTGCCAAGGGTCCTAACGTAATGTTGGGTTACTATAAGAATGAGGAAGCTACCAAACAGACCATCGACGAGAACGGATGGTATCATACAGGCGACCTTGGAACCATGGATGGTGACGGCAACGTCTTCATCAAGGGTCGTAGCAAGAACATGCTGCTCGGCGCAAACGGTCAGAATATCTACCCTGAGGAGATTGAGGATAAACTCAACTCTTTGGCTCTGGTAGCGGAAAGCGTGGTTGTACAGAAGGGCGACAAGCTCATTGCTCTGGTTCACCCTGACTATGATGAAGCTCAGACTCTGAACCTCGGTACCAACGAACTGACAGATGTCATGGAGCAGAACCGCCAGGAGCTCAACACCATGATTCCTGCTTACAGCAAAGTATCAGAAATACGTATACATGAAGATGAGTTTGAAAAGACTCCTAAGAAGAGTATCAAGCGATTCCTCTATACGGCAGAATAA
- a CDS encoding YebC/PmpR family DNA-binding transcriptional regulator, with protein MGRAFEYRKATKLKRWGHMAKTFTKLGKQIAIAVKAGGPEPENNPSLRAIIANCKRENMPKDNIARAIKNACGKDTSDYKEVTYEGYGPHGVAVFVDTLTDNTTRTVADVRSIFNKFSGNLGTTGSLSFLFDHKAVFTFKKKEGLDMDEMILDLIDYGVEDEFDEDEENNEITIYGAPTSFGEIQKHLEAEGFEVTGAEFTYIPNDLKDVTPEERETIDKMVEKLDEFDDVQTVYTNMKPEIPADAE; from the coding sequence ATGGGAAGAGCATTTGAATATCGTAAAGCTACAAAGCTGAAAAGATGGGGCCACATGGCCAAGACATTTACTAAGTTGGGTAAGCAGATTGCTATTGCTGTGAAGGCAGGCGGTCCAGAACCAGAGAACAACCCATCATTGCGTGCTATCATCGCTAACTGTAAGCGTGAGAACATGCCTAAGGATAACATCGCTCGTGCCATCAAGAACGCTTGTGGCAAGGATACCAGCGATTACAAGGAAGTAACATACGAGGGATATGGCCCTCACGGAGTGGCTGTCTTCGTTGATACGCTGACAGACAACACTACACGTACTGTTGCTGACGTTCGTTCTATCTTCAACAAGTTCAGCGGAAACTTGGGTACAACAGGTTCTCTGTCTTTCCTCTTCGACCACAAAGCTGTGTTCACATTCAAGAAGAAGGAAGGTCTGGATATGGATGAGATGATTCTCGACCTGATTGACTACGGCGTAGAAGATGAGTTTGATGAGGATGAGGAGAACAACGAAATCACAATCTATGGTGCTCCTACAAGCTTCGGCGAGATTCAGAAGCATCTGGAGGCAGAGGGTTTCGAGGTAACTGGTGCTGAGTTCACTTACATCCCTAACGATTTGAAGGATGTAACTCCTGAGGAGCGCGAAACTATCGACAAGATGGTTGAGAAGTTGGATGAGTTTGACGATGTTCAGACTGTATATACCAACATGAAGCCAGAAATTCCTGCAGACGCAGAATAA
- a CDS encoding YggS family pyridoxal phosphate-dependent enzyme, with product MDYDVKGNLHEVLGSLPAGVRLVAISKFHPNEYIEEAYAEGQRIFGESHEQELAKKVASLPEDIEWHFIGHLQTNKVKYIAPYISMIESVDSLKLLKEIEKQAAKHNRVVKVLLELHLAEEDTKSGLSLDACRELLEAGEWREMKHVQICGIMMMASNTDDEQQIAQEFDEAARFFDEIKARYFADDDAFCERSWGMSHDYHIAVKHGSTMVRVGTTIFGPRIY from the coding sequence ATGGACTATGATGTAAAAGGAAATCTCCATGAGGTGCTGGGCAGCTTGCCTGCCGGTGTTCGTCTCGTTGCCATCAGCAAGTTCCATCCCAACGAGTATATCGAGGAGGCTTATGCTGAAGGACAGCGTATCTTCGGCGAGAGTCATGAGCAGGAACTCGCCAAGAAGGTGGCTTCGCTGCCTGAGGACATCGAGTGGCATTTCATCGGTCATCTGCAGACCAATAAGGTGAAGTATATCGCACCTTATATCTCGATGATTGAATCGGTAGACAGTCTGAAACTTCTCAAGGAGATTGAGAAGCAGGCTGCCAAGCACAATCGTGTGGTGAAGGTTCTTTTGGAACTTCATCTGGCTGAGGAAGATACCAAATCGGGTCTTTCTCTTGATGCTTGCCGCGAACTCCTGGAGGCAGGCGAATGGCGGGAGATGAAGCATGTGCAGATTTGTGGCATCATGATGATGGCATCTAATACAGACGATGAGCAGCAGATTGCTCAGGAGTTTGATGAGGCTGCCCGGTTCTTTGATGAGATAAAGGCCAGATATTTTGCTGATGATGATGCTTTCTGCGAGCGTAGCTGGGGTATGAGTCACGATTATCATATTGCCGTCAAGCACGGCAGCACGATGGTTCGTGTAGGTACCACCATCTTCGGTCCTAGAATATATTAA
- a CDS encoding pyridoxal phosphate-dependent aminotransferase, translating into MPEISVRGLEMPESPIRKLAPLAAAAKKRGVKVYHLNIGQPDLPTPQCGLDALKHIDRTVLEYSPSQGYLSYREKLVDYYKKFNINVTADDIIITSGGSEAVLFSFMSCLNPGDEIIVPEPAYANYMAFAISAGAKIRTIATTIEEGFSLPKVEKFEELINERTRAILICNPNNPTGYLYTRREMNQIRDLVKKYDLYLFSDEVYREYIYTGSPYISAMHLEGIEQNTVLIDSVSKRYSECGIRVGALITKNAEIRKAVMKFCQARLSPPLIGQIVAEASLDAPEEYYRDVYDEYVERRKCLIDGLNRIPGVYSPIPMGAFYTVAKLPIDDSEKFCRWCLEEFNYEGETIMMAPASGFYTTPGAGHNQVRVAYVLKKHDLERALVVLGKALEAYPGRVEDEGL; encoded by the coding sequence ATGCCAGAAATATCTGTACGCGGTCTTGAAATGCCAGAGTCACCTATCAGAAAGTTGGCTCCTCTGGCTGCCGCAGCAAAAAAACGTGGAGTAAAGGTATATCACCTCAACATCGGTCAGCCTGACCTTCCAACTCCTCAATGTGGCCTAGATGCCCTGAAGCATATAGACCGCACGGTCTTGGAGTATTCTCCAAGTCAGGGCTATCTCAGCTATCGCGAGAAGCTTGTAGATTACTATAAGAAATTCAACATCAACGTAACTGCCGATGATATCATCATTACATCGGGAGGTTCTGAGGCTGTACTCTTCTCTTTCATGAGCTGCCTCAACCCTGGCGACGAGATTATCGTACCAGAACCTGCTTACGCTAACTATATGGCGTTTGCCATCTCGGCGGGTGCCAAGATCCGTACCATCGCCACAACGATAGAAGAAGGTTTCTCCCTGCCTAAGGTGGAGAAGTTTGAGGAGCTGATCAATGAGCGCACCCGTGCCATTCTGATCTGCAACCCTAACAACCCTACGGGCTATCTCTATACCCGCAGAGAGATGAATCAGATTCGTGACCTGGTGAAGAAGTACGACCTCTATCTCTTCTCTGATGAGGTTTACCGTGAGTATATCTATACCGGCAGTCCTTATATCAGTGCGATGCACCTGGAAGGCATCGAGCAGAACACGGTTCTCATCGATTCTGTTTCGAAGCGTTACAGTGAGTGCGGTATCCGTGTGGGTGCCCTCATCACCAAGAATGCTGAAATCCGCAAGGCGGTGATGAAGTTCTGCCAGGCCCGTCTCTCTCCTCCACTGATTGGTCAGATTGTAGCCGAAGCTTCTCTGGATGCTCCTGAAGAGTACTACCGCGATGTATACGATGAGTATGTAGAGCGTCGTAAGTGTCTGATAGACGGTTTGAACCGCATTCCGGGCGTATACTCTCCTATTCCTATGGGAGCCTTCTATACCGTAGCCAAACTGCCTATCGATGATTCTGAAAAGTTCTGCCGCTGGTGTCTGGAGGAATTCAACTACGAGGGCGAAACCATCATGATGGCTCCAGCCTCTGGTTTCTATACGACTCCTGGAGCCGGTCACAATCAGGTTCGTGTAGCTTACGTCTTGAAGAAACACGATCTGGAGCGTGCCCTGGTGGTTCTGGGTAAGGCACTTGAGGCTTATCCGGGAAGAGTGGAAGACGAAGGACTATAA
- a CDS encoding DUF4494 domain-containing protein yields MRSRTSTWFETKVKYQKTMEDGSEKVVSEAYVVDALSFTEAESAIIDEMSVYVSGELKVSGIGKAGYGEIFFSDVDDDDKWYKAKLQFITIDEKSEKEKRSNVTYLVQAKSLARALRYIDEVMGKTMIDYDVIGLNETKLMDVFEHHAPNEKKEEKNDVPEYEEK; encoded by the coding sequence ATGAGAAGTAGAACAAGTACATGGTTTGAGACCAAAGTGAAATATCAGAAGACAATGGAGGATGGTTCAGAAAAGGTTGTTTCTGAAGCATACGTAGTAGATGCTTTGAGTTTTACCGAGGCTGAGAGCGCCATCATCGATGAGATGTCGGTTTATGTAAGCGGCGAGTTGAAGGTGAGCGGTATCGGTAAGGCTGGCTACGGCGAAATCTTCTTCAGCGATGTGGATGATGATGATAAGTGGTATAAGGCTAAACTCCAGTTCATCACGATTGATGAGAAGAGTGAGAAGGAGAAGCGCAGCAATGTTACTTATCTTGTTCAGGCTAAGTCTCTCGCCCGTGCCCTCCGTTATATTGATGAGGTGATGGGCAAGACCATGATAGATTATGATGTAATTGGTTTGAACGAAACCAAACTGATGGATGTATTCGAGCACCATGCTCCTAACGAGAAGAAAGAGGAGAAGAATGATGTGCCTGAATACGAGGAGAAATAA